A stretch of Neisseria subflava DNA encodes these proteins:
- the prfA gene encoding peptide chain release factor 1 — protein MKPSILEKLQQLSDRLEEVTHLLGQPEATSDMDNYRKLTREHAELTPVVEVFKNYQLAQSDLADAEEMLSDPEMKDFAAEEIEAAKAKIDELDTELQKLLLPKDADDDKNIFIEVRAGTGGDEAALFAGDLLRMYSRYAERNRWQVEIVSANESELGGYKEVIARIIGLGAYSRLKFESGGHRVQRVPATESQGRIHTSACTVAVMPEADELEDIELNPADLRIDTFRASGAGGQHINKTDSAVRITHLPTGMVVECQDGRSQHANKAQAMKVLAARLNDAQKREAQAKEAAERKSLIGSGDRSERIRTYNYPQGRVTDHRINLTLHKLDFVMDGDLEEITNALIAEHQAELLAAMGD, from the coding sequence ATGAAGCCGTCTATCTTAGAAAAACTACAACAACTCAGCGACCGACTGGAAGAAGTCACGCACCTACTCGGTCAGCCTGAAGCCACGTCCGACATGGACAATTACCGCAAACTCACACGCGAACACGCCGAACTGACCCCCGTCGTCGAAGTGTTCAAAAACTATCAGCTGGCTCAAAGCGACTTGGCAGATGCCGAAGAAATGCTGTCCGACCCTGAAATGAAAGACTTTGCCGCCGAAGAAATCGAAGCGGCAAAAGCCAAAATCGACGAACTCGATACCGAACTGCAAAAACTACTGCTGCCCAAAGATGCCGACGACGATAAAAATATCTTTATCGAGGTACGCGCCGGAACGGGCGGCGACGAAGCCGCGCTGTTTGCAGGCGATTTGCTGCGTATGTACAGCCGCTACGCCGAGCGCAACCGTTGGCAGGTCGAAATCGTTTCTGCCAATGAAAGCGAATTGGGCGGCTATAAAGAAGTCATCGCTCGCATTATCGGCTTGGGCGCATACAGCCGTCTGAAATTTGAATCGGGCGGCCATCGTGTGCAACGCGTCCCCGCCACCGAAAGCCAAGGCCGAATCCATACCTCCGCCTGCACCGTCGCCGTCATGCCTGAAGCGGACGAACTCGAAGACATCGAGTTGAACCCCGCCGACCTGCGCATCGACACCTTCCGCGCATCCGGCGCGGGCGGTCAGCACATCAACAAAACCGACTCCGCCGTCCGCATCACCCACCTGCCCACAGGCATGGTGGTTGAATGCCAAGATGGCCGCAGCCAACACGCCAACAAGGCGCAGGCAATGAAAGTCCTCGCAGCCCGCCTGAACGACGCGCAAAAACGTGAAGCCCAAGCCAAAGAAGCCGCCGAACGCAAATCCCTAATTGGCAGCGGCGACCGCAGCGAGCGCATCCGCACCTACAACTACCCACAAGGCCGCGTGACCGACCATCGCATCAACCTTACCCTGCACAAACTGGATTTTGTGATGGACGGCGATTTAGAAGAAATCACCAATGCCCTGATTGCCGAGCATCAAGCCGAGCTTTTGGCAGCAATGGGGGATTGA
- a CDS encoding Nramp family divalent metal transporter — translation MAEQHTHSSTWQSKINALGPGIMMASAAVGGSHLIASTQAGALYGWQLALIIILTNLFKYPFFRFSAHYTLDTGKSLIEGYAEKSRVYLWVFLILCIASATINAGAVAIVTAAIVKMAIPSLTLDTGIVSTLIMASCLLILASGRYKALDNVSKIIIVSLTIATVAAAAVAMSRGMQMKPDFIEPTPWTLAGLGFLIALMGWMPAPIEISAINSLWVTEKQRINPSNYRDGIFDFNVGYITSAVLAVVFLALGAYVQYGNGEAVQMAGGKYVGQLINMYAVTIGDWSRPLVAFIAFACMYGTTITVVDGYARAIAEPVRLLRGKDKTGNVELFAWNVWVAGSGLVVIFWFNSAMAELLKFAMITAFVSAPVFAWLNYRLVKGDKRHKLTMGMNFLAILGLIYLTGFTVLFLLNQTGILAAPK, via the coding sequence ATGGCAGAACAACATACACACTCCTCTACCTGGCAGAGCAAAATTAATGCCCTCGGCCCTGGCATCATGATGGCTTCGGCAGCAGTCGGCGGCTCGCACCTGATTGCCTCCACGCAGGCAGGTGCGCTTTACGGCTGGCAGCTTGCGCTGATTATTATTTTGACCAACCTGTTCAAATACCCGTTTTTCCGCTTCAGCGCACATTACACATTGGATACGGGCAAAAGCCTGATTGAAGGCTATGCCGAAAAAAGCCGCGTTTATTTGTGGGTATTTTTGATTTTGTGTATTGCATCGGCAACGATTAATGCCGGCGCGGTCGCCATCGTTACCGCCGCCATCGTCAAAATGGCAATCCCATCACTGACTCTCGATACCGGTATAGTGTCCACCCTGATCATGGCTTCCTGCCTGCTGATTTTGGCAAGCGGCCGCTATAAAGCGTTGGACAACGTTTCCAAAATCATCATCGTCAGCCTGACCATTGCCACCGTCGCCGCGGCAGCCGTGGCCATGTCTCGCGGTATGCAGATGAAACCTGACTTTATCGAGCCCACCCCATGGACGCTGGCCGGCTTGGGTTTCTTAATCGCACTGATGGGCTGGATGCCTGCGCCGATTGAAATTTCCGCCATCAACTCTTTGTGGGTAACGGAAAAACAACGCATCAACCCTTCCAACTACCGCGACGGTATTTTCGACTTCAACGTCGGCTACATCACCAGCGCAGTGTTGGCCGTCGTCTTCTTGGCCTTGGGTGCATATGTCCAATATGGCAACGGCGAAGCCGTACAAATGGCCGGTGGCAAATATGTCGGCCAACTAATTAATATGTACGCCGTTACTATCGGCGACTGGTCGCGTCCGCTGGTGGCATTTATCGCCTTTGCCTGTATGTACGGCACCACCATTACCGTAGTGGACGGCTACGCCCGCGCGATTGCCGAACCGGTACGCCTGCTGCGCGGCAAAGACAAAACCGGCAATGTCGAATTGTTTGCCTGGAACGTCTGGGTAGCAGGCTCAGGCTTGGTTGTGATTTTCTGGTTCAACAGCGCGATGGCCGAGCTGCTCAAATTCGCCATGATCACCGCCTTCGTTTCAGCCCCTGTGTTCGCTTGGCTGAACTACCGCCTCGTCAAAGGCGACAAACGCCACAAACTGACCATGGGCATGAACTTCCTCGCTATCCTCGGCTTGATTTACCTGACCGGGTTTACCGTTTTGTTCCTACTGAACCAAACAGGCATCTTGGCTGCGCCTAAATAA